One genomic region from Mesorhizobium terrae encodes:
- a CDS encoding Lrp/AsnC family transcriptional regulator: MAVSKLDPIDLRILDAIQRDGRITKLALAEKVGLSPTPCWMRLRKLEKAGIVTGYHASVAMRAIAPVATVLMEVTLANHRQADFDRFERVVRDVPEIVACWSVGGGVDYVLKVMARDIDAYQRLVDSLLEREIGIDRYFTYIVTKTVKDETVLPVTDLLP; this comes from the coding sequence ATGGCGGTATCGAAACTTGACCCGATCGACCTCAGGATTCTCGACGCCATCCAGCGCGACGGGCGCATCACCAAGCTGGCGCTCGCGGAGAAGGTCGGTCTGTCGCCGACGCCGTGCTGGATGCGGCTGCGCAAGCTGGAGAAAGCCGGCATCGTGACCGGCTACCACGCTTCCGTGGCCATGCGCGCTATCGCGCCAGTGGCGACGGTGCTGATGGAGGTCACCCTGGCCAATCATCGCCAGGCGGACTTCGACCGTTTCGAACGCGTCGTGCGCGATGTTCCAGAAATCGTCGCCTGCTGGTCGGTCGGCGGCGGCGTTGACTACGTGCTGAAAGTCATGGCGCGCGACATCGATGCCTATCAGCGGCTGGTCGACAGCCTGCTCGAACGCGAGATCGGAATCGATCGCTACTTCACCTACATCGTCACCAAGACGGTCAAGGACGAGACCGTGCTGCCGGTGACCGACCTGCTGCCGTAA
- a CDS encoding amino acid ABC transporter ATP-binding protein, translating into MTQHIVNVAEAATRPAVTIRGLKKSFDGRQVLGGIDLDVPGGRIVSIIGQSGGGKTTLMRCVNLLEQPDDGVIEVNGEAICARGAVTCKDLAKLRQRVGMVFQRFNLFPHLTAVENVVLAQMHAAGIGEREAVERAVRLLTRVGLAHRATAYPERMSGGEQQRVAIARALALGPTVLLFDEPTSALDPESTGEVLRVMRELAADGMTMILVTHELPFAREVSDWVVFIDGGKIIEQGTAADVLDRPREARTRAYVAKYAASG; encoded by the coding sequence ATGACACAGCATATCGTCAACGTAGCGGAGGCCGCCACCAGGCCGGCCGTCACCATCCGCGGCCTCAAGAAGTCCTTCGATGGCAGGCAGGTGCTCGGCGGCATCGATCTCGACGTGCCGGGCGGCCGCATCGTCAGCATCATCGGCCAGAGCGGCGGCGGCAAGACGACGCTGATGCGATGCGTCAACCTGCTTGAGCAGCCCGACGACGGCGTCATCGAGGTCAATGGCGAGGCGATCTGCGCCAGGGGGGCGGTGACATGCAAGGACCTCGCCAAGCTGCGCCAACGCGTCGGCATGGTGTTCCAACGCTTCAACCTGTTCCCGCATCTGACAGCGGTCGAGAACGTCGTTCTCGCGCAGATGCACGCTGCGGGGATCGGCGAGCGCGAGGCGGTGGAGCGTGCCGTGCGCCTGCTCACCCGTGTCGGCCTTGCACATCGCGCGACGGCCTATCCGGAGCGCATGTCGGGTGGCGAGCAGCAGCGCGTGGCGATTGCCCGGGCGCTCGCGCTTGGGCCCACTGTCCTTTTGTTCGACGAGCCGACCTCGGCGCTCGATCCGGAATCGACCGGCGAGGTGCTGCGGGTCATGCGCGAACTGGCCGCCGATGGCATGACGATGATCCTGGTCACCCACGAACTGCCCTTCGCGCGGGAAGTGTCGGACTGGGTCGTCTTCATCGACGGCGGCAAGATCATCGAGCAAGGCACTGCTGCGGATGTGCTCGACCGGCCACGCGAGGCGCGCACGCGCGCCTATGTCGCCAAATACGCAGCGTCCGGCTGA
- a CDS encoding aspartate aminotransferase family protein, whose product MLEQSNELSAWDRDHFFHPSTHMGTHARGESPARIMAGGEGVTVWDNTGKKSIDAFAGLYCVNVGYGRQKIADAIANQARNLAYYHAYVGHGTEASITLAKMIIDRAPKGMSRVYFGLSGSDANETNIKLIWYYNNVLGRPEKKKIISRWRGYHGSGVMTGSLTGLELFHNAFDLPRAPILHTEAPYYFRRADRSMSEEQFSQHCADKLEEMILAEGPDTVAAFIGEPILGTGGIVPPPAGYWEKIQAVLTKYDVLLIADEVVTGFGRLGTMFGSDHYGIKPDLITIAKGLTSAYAPLSGVIVADKVWRVLVNGSDRLGSLGHGWTYSAHPICVAAGVANLELIDEMDLARNASETGAYFRAELAKAVGGHKHVGEVRGDGMLAAVEFVKDRDDHVLFDPALKVGPQIATALAANGVIGRAMPQGDILGFAPPLCLTREEADTIVARTADAVNSVFANI is encoded by the coding sequence ATGCTCGAACAGTCCAACGAACTCTCAGCCTGGGATCGCGACCACTTCTTCCATCCTTCGACGCATATGGGCACGCATGCGCGCGGCGAGTCGCCGGCGCGCATCATGGCCGGCGGCGAAGGCGTGACCGTTTGGGACAACACCGGCAAGAAGAGCATCGACGCCTTTGCCGGCCTCTATTGCGTCAATGTCGGCTACGGCCGCCAGAAGATCGCCGACGCCATAGCGAACCAAGCCAGGAACCTCGCCTATTACCACGCCTATGTCGGGCACGGCACCGAGGCATCGATCACCTTGGCCAAGATGATCATCGACCGCGCGCCGAAAGGCATGTCGAGGGTCTATTTCGGCCTCTCCGGTTCCGACGCCAATGAGACCAACATCAAGCTGATCTGGTACTACAACAACGTTCTGGGACGCCCCGAAAAGAAAAAGATCATCTCGCGCTGGCGCGGCTATCACGGCTCCGGCGTGATGACGGGATCGCTGACCGGCCTTGAGTTGTTCCACAACGCTTTCGACCTGCCGCGGGCGCCGATCCTGCACACCGAGGCACCGTATTATTTCCGTCGCGCCGACCGTTCGATGAGCGAGGAGCAGTTCTCGCAACATTGCGCCGACAAGCTGGAGGAGATGATCCTCGCCGAAGGCCCGGACACGGTCGCAGCCTTCATCGGCGAACCGATCCTCGGCACCGGCGGCATCGTGCCGCCGCCGGCCGGCTATTGGGAAAAGATCCAGGCCGTGCTGACCAAATATGACGTGCTGCTCATCGCCGACGAGGTGGTGACCGGCTTCGGCCGTCTCGGCACCATGTTCGGTTCCGACCACTACGGCATCAAGCCGGACCTGATCACCATCGCCAAGGGCCTGACCTCGGCTTATGCGCCGCTCTCCGGCGTGATCGTCGCCGACAAGGTCTGGCGGGTGCTGGTCAACGGTTCCGACAGGCTCGGTTCGCTGGGCCATGGCTGGACCTATTCGGCACATCCTATCTGCGTTGCCGCAGGCGTGGCCAATCTCGAACTGATCGATGAGATGGACCTAGCGCGGAATGCCAGCGAGACCGGTGCCTATTTTCGTGCCGAACTTGCCAAGGCCGTTGGCGGCCACAAACACGTCGGCGAGGTGCGCGGCGACGGCATGCTGGCAGCAGTGGAGTTCGTCAAGGATCGCGACGACCACGTCCTCTTCGACCCGGCGCTCAAGGTCGGACCGCAGATTGCCACGGCGCTTGCGGCCAATGGCGTCATCGGCCGCGCCATGCCGCAAGGTGACATCCTCGGCTTCGCTCCGCCACTCTGCCTGACACGCGAGGAGGCCGACACCATCGTCGCCAGGACCGCCGACGCGGTGAACAGCGTCTTCGCCAACATCTGA
- a CDS encoding NAD(P)/FAD-dependent oxidoreductase, whose protein sequence is MSRISTDVAVIGGGVIGLAIALRLRADGREVVVIEPNEPGSGASYGNAGTIADYAVLPVGTPSVLRNLLPLLFDADSPLSIRAAALPALFPWLARFAYESLPHRYRDNTRRIAELLSDAPAAWREFAAQIGASDLLSAEGCLYLYQTRKAFQAAATDIALRRSYGVALELLSPDEVLRLEPRLTPVEGGGLFFPDAINLVDPGETMRRLSMAARRAGVEFVPACAHTIARASAGVRILAGPFEIGARAVVISAGAHSQRLAAQIGDPVRLDTERGYHIEFDMEKPPVERPVCPTAHGFYLCPMRGRLRVAGLVELGGIAAPANTRLLQSLVANARRVFPTLGEPDRSWLGFRPSMPDSVPVIRPSKGGRDVILAFGHGHIGLTLAPRTARMVSAILAA, encoded by the coding sequence ATGAGCAGGATTTCGACCGACGTCGCCGTGATCGGCGGCGGCGTCATCGGTCTGGCAATTGCGCTTCGGCTTCGCGCCGACGGCCGCGAGGTCGTGGTGATCGAGCCGAACGAGCCGGGCAGCGGTGCCTCCTACGGCAATGCCGGCACTATCGCGGACTATGCGGTCCTGCCGGTGGGCACGCCCTCGGTCCTGCGCAACCTGCTGCCGCTGCTGTTCGACGCGGACAGCCCCCTGTCGATCCGCGCCGCCGCCTTGCCCGCCCTGTTTCCGTGGCTGGCGCGCTTCGCCTATGAATCGCTGCCGCACCGCTACCGTGACAACACCCGCCGCATTGCGGAACTCCTGTCCGACGCCCCGGCGGCATGGCGGGAGTTCGCGGCGCAAATCGGTGCATCGGACCTGCTCTCGGCGGAAGGCTGCCTCTATCTTTACCAGACCCGCAAGGCTTTCCAGGCAGCCGCGACAGACATCGCGCTGCGCCGCAGCTACGGCGTTGCCCTGGAGCTGCTCTCGCCCGACGAGGTGCTGCGACTGGAACCCCGGCTGACGCCTGTCGAGGGCGGCGGCCTGTTCTTTCCCGATGCGATCAATCTCGTCGATCCGGGCGAGACGATGCGCCGTCTTTCGATGGCGGCCCGCAGGGCGGGTGTCGAATTCGTGCCGGCTTGCGCGCACACGATCGCGCGTGCGTCCGCCGGGGTCCGCATCCTGGCCGGGCCGTTCGAGATCGGCGCGCGAGCCGTGGTCATCTCCGCAGGCGCACATTCCCAAAGGCTGGCGGCCCAGATCGGCGATCCGGTCCGCCTCGACACGGAGCGCGGCTACCATATCGAGTTCGACATGGAGAAGCCGCCGGTGGAACGGCCGGTCTGCCCGACCGCACACGGCTTCTATTTGTGCCCCATGCGTGGCCGGCTGCGCGTCGCCGGCCTGGTGGAACTCGGCGGTATCGCTGCTCCGGCCAACACCCGGCTGCTGCAGTCGCTGGTTGCGAATGCTCGCCGGGTTTTCCCGACCCTTGGCGAACCAGACCGCAGCTGGCTCGGCTTCCGCCCGTCCATGCCCGATTCCGTTCCCGTCATCCGGCCATCGAAGGGAGGGCGAGATGTTATCCTTGCCTTCGGCCATGGCCACATAGGGCTGACGCTTGCACCCCGTACCGCCCGTATGGTGAGCGCTATTCTTGCGGCTTAG
- a CDS encoding NAD-dependent succinate-semialdehyde dehydrogenase: MSAHFARPHRHEALDRLADRRLLRDLGYVDGHWTAGEAAASFEVTDPATGSTVAFVAALDAGQTTEAVDAATRALPAWRTALPQERAKILRKWFNLIIAAKDDLALLMTLEQGKPLKEALGEIDYAASFVEWYAEEAKRLNTESVTSHLPNAQMTVHREPLGVVGIVTPWNFPSAMLTRKAAAALAAGCTVVAHPSSETPLSALALAELGERAGLPAGVFNVVIGDARTIVSAMCTDARVRAMSFTGSTEVGRLIAAQSAPTMKRLVMELGGHAPLIVFDDADIEKAVAIALDAKFATSGQDCLAANRIYVQRPIYDRFCAAFARRVEQLRTGNGLSGDVEIGPLMHERAVKKLEEQVADAIARGARCLTGGKRHAAGLLFYQPTLLVDVPDEALIMKEETFGPVAAVTLFDDEAEVVARANASEYGLVAYVVTENGARQARLGRALEYGMVAINRVKITGAPIPFGGVKQSGIGREGSRHGLEAFTDLKYLCLDMT; the protein is encoded by the coding sequence ATGTCCGCGCATTTCGCTCGCCCGCACCGCCACGAAGCACTCGACCGGCTTGCCGATCGCCGCTTGCTACGCGATCTCGGCTATGTCGACGGCCACTGGACCGCGGGCGAAGCGGCCGCGAGTTTCGAGGTCACGGATCCGGCGACAGGCTCCACCGTGGCCTTCGTCGCAGCGCTTGACGCAGGGCAGACGACGGAAGCAGTCGACGCGGCCACCCGTGCCCTGCCCGCGTGGCGCACGGCGCTGCCGCAGGAGCGCGCCAAAATCCTGCGAAAATGGTTCAACCTGATCATCGCCGCAAAGGACGATCTGGCACTGCTGATGACGCTGGAACAGGGCAAGCCGCTGAAGGAGGCGCTTGGCGAGATCGACTATGCCGCGTCCTTCGTCGAGTGGTACGCTGAAGAAGCCAAGCGTCTCAATACCGAGAGCGTCACCAGCCATCTGCCGAATGCTCAGATGACGGTACACCGCGAACCGCTCGGCGTTGTCGGCATCGTCACGCCATGGAATTTCCCGTCGGCCATGCTCACCCGCAAGGCCGCCGCCGCTTTAGCCGCCGGCTGCACGGTGGTGGCGCATCCGTCCTCCGAAACGCCGCTCTCGGCGCTCGCTCTGGCCGAACTCGGCGAACGCGCCGGGCTGCCGGCGGGTGTTTTCAACGTCGTGATCGGCGACGCCCGCACGATTGTCAGCGCGATGTGTACCGATGCAAGGGTGCGCGCCATGAGCTTTACCGGCTCGACCGAAGTCGGCCGGCTGATCGCCGCGCAGAGCGCGCCAACGATGAAACGGCTGGTCATGGAACTCGGCGGCCATGCACCGCTGATCGTCTTCGACGACGCCGATATCGAGAAGGCGGTGGCGATTGCGCTCGACGCCAAATTCGCCACATCTGGCCAGGATTGCCTCGCCGCCAATCGCATCTATGTGCAGCGCCCGATCTACGACCGCTTTTGCGCCGCTTTTGCCCGCCGCGTCGAACAGCTTCGCACCGGCAACGGGCTCTCCGGCGATGTCGAGATCGGGCCGCTAATGCATGAACGTGCCGTCAAGAAGCTGGAAGAGCAGGTCGCCGACGCAATCGCTCGAGGCGCGCGCTGCCTGACCGGTGGCAAGCGCCATGCGGCGGGCCTGCTGTTTTACCAGCCGACGCTGTTGGTCGATGTCCCCGACGAGGCGCTGATCATGAAGGAGGAAACCTTCGGTCCGGTCGCCGCGGTGACGCTGTTCGACGATGAGGCGGAGGTTGTCGCTCGCGCCAACGCCAGCGAATATGGCCTCGTCGCCTATGTCGTGACCGAGAACGGCGCCCGGCAGGCGCGCCTGGGCCGCGCCCTGGAATACGGCATGGTTGCCATCAACCGTGTCAAGATCACCGGTGCGCCGATCCCCTTCGGCGGCGTCAAGCAGTCCGGCATCGGCCGCGAAGGCTCGCGCCACGGCCTCGAAGCCTTCACCGATCTCAAATACCTTTGCTTGGACATGACCTAA
- a CDS encoding amino acid ABC transporter permease, translated as MSPSDVFTGFLQVPWSDYAGNIGWGLLRTLAYTVASFAGAAVLGLVLALMRLNRLRLVRLPAALYTEVFKNVPLLAIIFVTYFGLPSVGVKLSVFAAGVLSLVLFYAAYLSEIFRAAIAGIHSGQNEAAQALGLGRGTTFGHVVLPQALRLALPGTNTMFVDLLKSTSLLVTISAAELMTQAQLIASETFRALEVYLVIAAIYFAVCYPLSQSLLWLERTIQAGVPLSRGRRRRLRLARTLLAGGTA; from the coding sequence ATGTCCCCTTCCGATGTCTTCACCGGATTTCTCCAGGTTCCCTGGAGCGACTACGCGGGCAATATCGGCTGGGGTCTGCTCAGGACCCTGGCCTACACAGTCGCCAGCTTCGCCGGTGCCGCGGTTCTCGGTCTGGTGCTCGCGTTGATGCGCCTCAACCGTCTGCGCCTGGTCCGGCTGCCGGCCGCCCTCTACACGGAGGTCTTCAAGAACGTCCCGCTGCTGGCGATCATCTTCGTCACCTATTTCGGCTTGCCGTCGGTCGGGGTGAAACTCAGCGTCTTCGCCGCCGGTGTGCTCAGCCTCGTCCTGTTCTACGCGGCCTATCTGTCCGAGATCTTCCGCGCGGCCATCGCCGGCATCCATTCCGGCCAGAACGAGGCGGCGCAGGCGCTGGGACTTGGCCGTGGCACCACCTTCGGCCATGTCGTCTTGCCACAGGCGCTGCGGCTGGCATTACCCGGCACCAACACCATGTTCGTCGACCTGCTCAAATCGACCTCGCTCTTGGTGACGATCTCGGCGGCCGAACTGATGACGCAGGCGCAGCTGATCGCGTCCGAGACGTTCCGGGCGCTGGAGGTCTATCTCGTCATCGCGGCCATCTATTTCGCGGTCTGCTATCCGCTGTCGCAAAGCCTGCTGTGGCTGGAGCGGACGATCCAGGCGGGCGTACCGCTGTCGCGCGGGCGGCGGCGGCGGTTACGGCTGGCCAGGACCTTGCTCGCGGGAGGAACCGCATGA